Proteins encoded within one genomic window of Pithys albifrons albifrons isolate INPA30051 chromosome 9, PitAlb_v1, whole genome shotgun sequence:
- the PWWP2B gene encoding PWWP domain-containing protein 2B: protein MAEARGAQGEPAGAPPPRVGAWVPVLVEQMVNDTLVVTLSCGERRFTGVLLDCSKRSGLFCLPSSFPKHEDPPPGACANGAAAGGDGAQAEPEAAPAAEDAPRGDGEEQVPPLLPPPPPGLPPYPPYFEGAPFPRPLWLRHTYHQWVPQPPPRTVKRTRRRLSRNRDPGRLIMSTIRLRPRQVLCEKCKNTLNPEDAAPRPNTKTRRKLSIQDKEQKKHSDSDHVEKRNKREKREDDKFSGELVHRTPVIKISYSTPQGKGEVVKIPSRVHGSVKPFCPEPVLQNGAGDQEETRDSERCRETKCLMDKSAGSQLASIPKLKLTRPVHSSVDVPPPKIRLKPHRINDGQSVSIYKAELIDEINVLQNSRESNPGAFYNDESTDRSLAEMSSGSSGEDDDFKRFPQGKDGHDNLAFLMNYRKRKADSSSLSVCSNDSLDESKSSSSEVTSPELCDFLPGDDASVSSSSKDERKIVPPLTVRLHTQSVSKCVTEDGRTVSVGDIVWGKIHGFPWWPARVLDINLSQKENGEPSWREAKVSWFGSPTTSFLSVSKLSPFSEFFKLRFNRKKKGMYRKAITEAAKAVEHLTPEIRDLLTQFET from the exons aTGGCCGAGGCCCGGGGGGCGCAGGGGGAGCCGGCgggggcgccgccgccgcgggtGGGCGCGTGGGTGCCGGTGCTGGTGGAGCAGATGGTGAACGACACGCTGGTGGTGACCCTGAGCTGCGGCGAGCGGCGCTTCACCGGAGTGCTGCTGGACTGCTCCAAGAG GTCCGGGCTGTTCTGCCTCCCGTCGTCCTTCCCGAAGCACGAGGACCCTCCGCCCGGAGCCTGCGCTAACGGAGCCGCTGCCGGCGGGGATGGCGCCCAGGCCGAGCCGGAGGCGGCGCCCGCGGCCGAGGATGCTCCCAGGGGGGACGGCGAGGAGCAGGTGCCCCCGCTGCTgccgcccccgcccccgggCCTGCCCCCCTACCCGCCCTACTTCGAGGGGGCCCCCTTCCCCCGGCCCCTCTGGCTGCGCCACACGTACCACCAGTGGGTCCCGCAGCCGCCACCACGGACTGTAAAGAGGACGAGGAGGCGTCTGTCGAGGAACAGGGACCCCGGGAGGCTCATCATGAGCACGATCAGACTGAGGCCCAGGCAGGTGCTCTGCGAGAAGTGCAAGAACACCCTGAACCCCGAGGACGCGGCGCCGCGGCCGAACACCAAAACCAGGAGGAAGCTGAGCATCCAGGACAAGGAGCAGAAAAAGCACAGCGACTCTGACCACgtggagaaaaggaacaaaagagaGAAGAGGGAGGACGACAAGTTTTCTGGGGAGCTGGTACATCGAACACCAGTTATAAAAATATCCTACAGTACTCCACAGGGGAAAGGCGAAGTGGTGAAAATCCCTTCCCGGGTGCATGGCTCGGTCAAACCCTTCTGTCCAGAGCCAGTATTGCAGAACGGAGCAGGGGACCAAGAGGAGACCAGGGACTCTGAACGGTGCCGAGAAACCAAATGTTTAATGGACAAGTCAGCAGGCAGCCAGCTTGCTTCCATTCCAAAACTGAAGCTGACACGGCCAGTGCATTCCAGTGTGGATGTCCCACCCCCAAAGATACGGCTGAAGCCCCATCGCATCAACGATGGGCAGAGTGTTTCAATTTATAAGGCAGAACTGATTGATGAAATCAATGTCCTTCAGAACAGCAGGGAGTCCAATCCTGGAGCGTTTTACAATGATGAATCCACTGACAGAAGTTTGGCTGAGATGTCTTCAGGGAGCTCAGGTGAAGATGATGACTTTAAAAGGTTTCCCCAGGGTAAAGATGGACATGATAACCTGGCTTTCCTCATGAATTATcgtaaaagaaaagcagattctTCTAGTTTATCAGTGTGTAGCAATGACAGTCTAGACGAATCCAAGTCTTCCAGTTCAGAAGTGACATCACCAGAACTGTGTGACTTTTTGCCTGGTGATGATGCCTCTGTCTCTTCATCTTCAAAAGATGAGCGTAAAATTGTGCCACCCCTGACAGTCAGACTGCACACCCAGAGTGTGTCTAAATGTGTCACAGAAGACGGAAGGACTGTTTCAGTGGGGGATATTGTCTGGGGTAAAATTCATGGGTTTCCATGGTGGCCAGCACGTGTTCTCGACATAAACCTCAGCCAGAAGGAAAACGGGGAGCCCTCGTGGCGGGAAGCTAAAGTGTCGTGGTTTGGTTCTCCAACGACTTCCTTCTTATCTGTTTCAAAACTCTCTCCTTTCTCGGAATTTTTCAAACTGAGGTTTAATCGCAAGAAGAAAGGGATGTACCGGAAAGCGATCACAGAAGCGGCAAAGGCAGTCGAGCACCTGACTCCAGAAATAAGAGATCTCTTAACACAGTTTGAGACATAA